In Tsuneonella amylolytica, one genomic interval encodes:
- a CDS encoding ATP-dependent DNA helicase, protein MSEPVALPALHASHAGTWLRDGFATRGCSKGEAVTAAADTPLLLLNAPLVANRLGYPDLSGLDLLELFAFVHPARFAVPTAKGLAHALGMEEPAADDAVPAFLQSAAGRLIATCESGDWPEREGAWSTLQSLLRLRWPWAQVLLPYVRKPERAERWLFARLPEWEETPERPQPAQVLIEEPEVEARLARLTGEGAERREGQRLYSRDAGSVFAPRPKRGVPHVLLAQAGTGIGKTLGYLAPASLWAEKSGGTVWVSTFTKNLQRQLRRESGRAWPAARTDGSRPVVVRKGRENYLCLLNLEDALQGGFGGRAAILAQLVARWAAFSQDGDMIGGDLPGWLGTLFRKRGIAALTDQRGECVYAGCPHYRKCFIEHAARASAQADLVIANHALVMVNAARGRDHAQRPTRIVFDEGHHVFEAADSTFAAALTGQEAIELRRWIVGPEKNSRGRRRGLAARLADVASYDEAGGKAIEAALAAAQDLPSDGWLQRLGEGTPFGPLEALLGAVRAATYARDESGGQEAGYGIETEAAGLDGPVVELAAQAAGALAAIRSPLLRLGGRLEAILADPPDWLDAQGRARIEGARHSLQWRCDLLAAWEALLDRLGGPGDPEFVDWLAVERNEAREFDIGLHRHWLDPMKPFAHVVLEPAHGVMLTSATLKDGPDWEAAIARSGAGHLDLVPRMSEAESPFDYAANAEVLIVTDVQRGDIPALAGAYGRIVEASGGGVLGLFTAIRRLRAVHGRIADRLARSGLPLYSQHVDPIDTGTLVDIFRDDPAASLLGTDALRDGVDVPGHSLRCVVMEQVPWPRPTILHRARRAANGGSAYDDRLIRARLAQAFGRLIRSKDDRGHFVVLSPAFPSRLLTAFPAGTPVIRCTLDEALQRLAGSRDGSDTLALPAAAREDTLP, encoded by the coding sequence ATGAGCGAACCCGTCGCCCTGCCCGCCCTTCACGCCAGCCACGCCGGAACGTGGCTGCGCGACGGATTCGCGACCCGCGGGTGTTCGAAGGGCGAAGCCGTCACCGCCGCGGCCGATACCCCGCTGCTGCTGCTGAACGCGCCGCTCGTCGCCAACCGGCTCGGCTATCCCGACCTGTCGGGGCTCGACCTGCTCGAACTGTTCGCCTTCGTGCACCCCGCGCGCTTCGCCGTGCCGACCGCGAAGGGGCTCGCCCACGCGCTGGGGATGGAGGAACCGGCCGCCGACGACGCCGTGCCCGCATTCCTGCAGTCCGCCGCCGGCCGGCTCATCGCGACCTGCGAGAGCGGCGACTGGCCCGAGCGCGAAGGAGCGTGGTCGACCCTCCAGTCGCTGCTGCGCCTGCGCTGGCCGTGGGCGCAGGTCCTCCTCCCCTATGTCCGCAAGCCCGAGCGGGCCGAGCGCTGGCTCTTCGCGCGCCTGCCGGAATGGGAGGAGACGCCCGAACGGCCCCAGCCCGCGCAAGTGCTGATCGAGGAACCCGAGGTCGAAGCCCGGCTCGCCCGCCTCACCGGCGAAGGGGCGGAACGGCGCGAGGGGCAACGCCTCTATTCCCGCGACGCGGGCAGCGTGTTTGCGCCCCGACCGAAACGCGGCGTCCCGCACGTCCTCCTGGCGCAGGCGGGAACCGGCATCGGCAAGACGCTCGGCTACCTCGCGCCAGCCTCGCTCTGGGCGGAGAAGTCCGGCGGCACGGTGTGGGTCAGCACCTTCACCAAGAACCTCCAGCGCCAGTTGCGGCGAGAGAGCGGGCGCGCCTGGCCCGCCGCGAGGACCGACGGCAGCCGGCCGGTGGTGGTGCGAAAGGGGCGCGAGAACTACCTCTGCCTGCTCAACCTCGAGGACGCGCTGCAGGGCGGCTTCGGCGGGCGCGCGGCGATCCTCGCGCAGCTCGTGGCCCGGTGGGCGGCGTTCAGCCAGGATGGCGACATGATCGGCGGCGACCTACCCGGCTGGCTGGGCACGCTGTTCAGGAAGCGCGGGATTGCGGCCCTGACCGACCAGCGCGGCGAGTGCGTCTATGCCGGCTGCCCGCATTACCGGAAGTGTTTCATCGAACATGCCGCGCGCGCATCGGCGCAGGCCGATCTCGTGATCGCGAACCACGCACTGGTGATGGTCAACGCCGCGCGCGGACGCGACCATGCGCAGCGTCCGACCCGCATCGTGTTCGACGAAGGGCACCATGTGTTCGAGGCGGCCGACAGTACGTTCGCCGCGGCGCTGACGGGACAGGAGGCGATCGAGCTCCGCCGCTGGATCGTCGGTCCGGAGAAAAACAGCCGCGGCCGCCGCCGCGGGCTCGCCGCGCGGCTGGCCGACGTCGCCAGCTACGACGAGGCGGGCGGCAAGGCGATCGAGGCGGCGCTAGCCGCGGCGCAGGACCTGCCGAGCGACGGGTGGCTACAGCGGCTGGGCGAGGGAACGCCGTTCGGCCCTCTCGAGGCGCTGCTCGGTGCGGTGCGCGCGGCGACCTATGCCCGCGACGAGAGCGGCGGGCAGGAGGCGGGCTACGGCATCGAGACGGAAGCCGCCGGCCTCGACGGGCCGGTGGTCGAACTGGCCGCGCAGGCGGCGGGCGCGCTGGCGGCGATCCGGTCGCCCTTGCTGCGGCTCGGCGGGCGGCTGGAAGCGATTCTCGCCGATCCGCCCGACTGGCTCGACGCGCAGGGACGGGCGCGGATCGAAGGGGCGCGCCATTCGCTGCAATGGCGGTGCGATCTGCTGGCGGCCTGGGAAGCGCTGCTCGACCGGCTGGGCGGACCGGGCGATCCGGAATTCGTCGACTGGCTTGCGGTCGAACGCAACGAAGCGCGCGAGTTCGACATCGGGCTCCACCGCCACTGGCTCGATCCGATGAAGCCGTTCGCCCACGTCGTGCTCGAGCCCGCGCACGGGGTCATGCTGACGAGCGCGACGCTGAAGGACGGGCCCGACTGGGAGGCCGCGATCGCGCGCAGCGGCGCGGGCCACCTCGACCTCGTCCCGCGGATGAGCGAGGCGGAAAGCCCGTTCGATTATGCCGCCAATGCCGAGGTGCTGATCGTCACCGACGTCCAGCGCGGCGACATCCCGGCGCTCGCGGGCGCATACGGCCGGATCGTCGAGGCCAGCGGCGGGGGCGTGCTCGGACTGTTTACCGCCATTCGCCGTCTGCGCGCCGTGCACGGCCGCATCGCGGACCGGCTCGCGCGTTCCGGCCTGCCGCTCTACTCGCAGCACGTCGACCCGATCGACACCGGCACGCTGGTGGACATCTTCCGCGACGACCCGGCTGCCAGCCTGCTGGGCACCGATGCCTTGCGCGACGGGGTGGATGTGCCGGGCCATTCGCTTCGGTGCGTCGTGATGGAGCAGGTGCCCTGGCCGCGCCCGACGATCCTGCACCGCGCACGCCGTGCGGCGAACGGCGGCAGCGCCTACGACGACCGGCTTATCCGCGCACGGCTGGCGCAGGCGTTTGGCCGGCTGATCCGCAGCAAGGACGATCGCGGACATTTCGTCGTGCTTTCGCCAGCCTTCCCGAGCCGCCTGCTGACCGCGTTCCCGGCAGGCACGCCGGTCATCCGCTGCACGCTCGACGAGGCTTTACAACGCCTCGCCGGTTCGCGAGACGGCAGCGATACGCTCGCCCTTCCGGCGGCGGCCCGAGAGGATACGCTCCCCTGA
- the ubiA gene encoding 4-hydroxybenzoate octaprenyltransferase, which translates to MTAETIVPDSEHRGLVARLPQVPRDLAMLARFDRPIGWWLLFWPCVWGVWLAGAGWQLPLLAWLLAGSIAMRGAGCVYNDIVDADLDRQVARTASRPVASGRVSRKLAWGWLLVLCAVGLVVLLQLRWQAQLVALASLALVAAYPFMKRITWWPQAWLGLVFTWGALVGWTALRLDHLDVMLALYAGAFFWCMGYDTIYALQDREDDALVGIRSSALRLGRHVKGGVAAFYAAAVALWLLAFWLLRGDPLALLALAPAAAHLAWQVTTLDPADPANPLDRFRSNRFAGALVAAACFVVGNA; encoded by the coding sequence GTGACCGCCGAGACGATCGTACCCGACAGCGAACACCGCGGGCTGGTCGCGCGGTTGCCGCAGGTGCCGCGCGACCTCGCCATGCTGGCCCGGTTCGACCGGCCGATCGGCTGGTGGCTTCTGTTCTGGCCCTGCGTGTGGGGCGTGTGGCTGGCGGGGGCGGGGTGGCAGTTGCCGCTCCTCGCCTGGCTGCTTGCCGGCAGCATCGCGATGCGCGGGGCGGGTTGCGTCTACAACGACATCGTCGATGCCGACCTCGACCGGCAGGTCGCGCGCACCGCCAGCCGCCCGGTCGCGAGCGGGCGGGTGTCGCGCAAGCTGGCCTGGGGATGGCTGCTGGTGCTGTGCGCGGTCGGCCTCGTCGTGCTGCTACAACTGCGCTGGCAGGCGCAGCTCGTGGCGCTGGCGAGCCTCGCACTGGTCGCCGCCTATCCATTCATGAAACGGATCACCTGGTGGCCGCAGGCGTGGCTGGGGCTGGTGTTCACCTGGGGTGCGCTCGTCGGCTGGACGGCGCTGCGGCTCGACCATCTCGACGTCATGCTGGCGCTCTACGCCGGGGCGTTCTTCTGGTGCATGGGATACGACACGATCTACGCGTTGCAGGACCGCGAGGACGATGCGCTCGTCGGCATCCGGTCGAGCGCGCTGCGGCTGGGCCGCCATGTGAAGGGCGGGGTCGCCGCGTTCTACGCCGCCGCGGTGGCGCTCTGGCTGCTGGCGTTCTGGCTGCTGCGCGGCGACCCGCTGGCACTGCTCGCGCTCGCCCCGGCGGCGGCGCATCTTGCCTGGCAGGTGACGACGCTCGATCCGGCGGATCCGGCCAATCCGCTCGATCGCTTCCGCTCCAACCGTTTCGCGGGTGCACTGGTGGCGGCGGCGTGCTTCGTCGTCGGAAACGCCTGA
- a CDS encoding SOS response-associated peptidase, translating into MCNLYRMTKNADEVAKWFAALNEAAGANFGAEVYPGYPGLVVAEGRVRQMNWGFPVVLKGKKGQSLKPKPVTNARDDKLTTAFWRDSFAKRRCLIPVTKWAEPEGKAGAMTRTWYRLGGHEMFAVAGLWRPTAEWGDAYTMVMADACAAMFDVHDRMPVILTADQYEQWQHGSEDEAMALVRTCDLELAVERTDALWVSGERPAQTSLL; encoded by the coding sequence ATGTGCAATCTCTACCGCATGACGAAGAACGCCGACGAGGTGGCGAAGTGGTTCGCCGCGCTCAACGAAGCGGCGGGGGCGAACTTCGGGGCGGAAGTCTATCCCGGCTATCCCGGCCTTGTCGTTGCGGAAGGGCGGGTCCGGCAGATGAACTGGGGCTTTCCCGTGGTGCTCAAGGGGAAGAAGGGCCAGTCGCTGAAGCCGAAACCGGTCACCAACGCGCGCGACGACAAGCTGACCACCGCGTTCTGGCGCGACAGCTTTGCCAAGCGCCGCTGCCTCATCCCGGTCACCAAGTGGGCCGAACCCGAAGGCAAGGCCGGCGCGATGACGCGCACGTGGTACAGGCTTGGCGGGCACGAGATGTTCGCGGTCGCGGGGCTCTGGCGGCCCACCGCCGAATGGGGCGACGCCTACACGATGGTCATGGCCGATGCCTGCGCCGCGATGTTCGACGTGCACGACCGGATGCCGGTGATCCTGACGGCGGACCAGTACGAACAGTGGCAGCACGGCAGCGAGGACGAGGCGATGGCGCTGGTCCGCACCTGCGACCTCGAACTTGCGGTCGAGCGGACCGATGCGCTGTGGGTGTCGGGGGAACGGCCGGCGCAGACTTCGCTGCTCTGA
- a CDS encoding putative quinol monooxygenase — MILVVGTVRVPEEAFESAREAMHTMLVETRKEDGCIRYQFAQDVLDPQLLVISEAWRDRDALMAHGKAPHMAEWRKAMGAVGVIERDLRMHEADDGQPI, encoded by the coding sequence ATGATCCTCGTCGTCGGAACCGTCCGCGTGCCCGAAGAGGCGTTCGAGAGCGCGCGCGAAGCCATGCACACGATGCTGGTCGAAACCCGCAAGGAAGACGGTTGCATCCGCTACCAGTTCGCGCAGGACGTGCTGGACCCGCAACTTCTCGTCATCTCGGAGGCATGGCGCGACCGCGATGCGCTGATGGCCCACGGCAAGGCGCCCCACATGGCCGAATGGCGCAAGGCGATGGGCGCGGTCGGCGTGATCGAACGGGACCTGCGGATGCACGAGGCCGACGACGGCCAGCCGATCTAG
- a CDS encoding lysine--tRNA ligase translates to MTDTALTDAARTSKAWPFEEARKILKRYPDGVRPDGQPVLFETGYGPSGLPHIGTFQEVLRTTLVRRAFEALTGGAPTRLVAFSDDMDGLRKVPDNVPNKEMLGRHLGMPLSRIPDPFGSNGSFASHNNERLREFLDRFGFDYEFVSSADRYNSGAFDEGLRKVLRNYQAILDIMLPTLRAERAATYSPVLPISPKSGTVLQVPVEVVDAQGGTIRFTDEDGSTVEQSALGGRSKLQWKVDWAMRWVELGVDYEMYGKDLTDSGVQSGKIAQVLGGRKPEGLIYELFLDANGEKISKSKGNGLTIEEWLTYGSDDSLAFYIFPNPKSAKSLHAGVIPRAVDDYWQFRGNLADQELDKQLGNPVWHLLRTTGDGTGAGDTLPVTYALLLNLIGVLGPQASREQVWSYLGNYVDDADPAAHPELDALVTTALAYNRDFVAPTLSRRAPDEHEAEALRELDRQLAAADPGISAENLQTMVYEIGKREEFGFASLRDWFRALYETLLGSAQGPRMGSFIALYGVPETRALIAEALSRQD, encoded by the coding sequence ATGACCGATACCGCTCTCACGGACGCCGCCCGCACTTCCAAGGCCTGGCCATTCGAGGAAGCGCGCAAGATCCTCAAGCGCTATCCCGACGGCGTCCGGCCCGACGGGCAGCCGGTGCTGTTCGAAACCGGCTACGGGCCGAGCGGGCTGCCGCATATCGGCACCTTCCAGGAGGTTTTGCGCACTACGCTCGTGCGCCGCGCGTTCGAGGCGCTGACGGGCGGCGCGCCGACCCGGCTGGTGGCGTTCAGCGACGACATGGACGGGCTGCGCAAGGTGCCCGACAACGTGCCGAACAAGGAGATGCTCGGCCGCCATCTCGGGATGCCGCTCAGCCGCATTCCCGACCCCTTCGGTTCGAACGGCAGCTTCGCCAGCCACAACAACGAGCGCCTGCGCGAATTCCTCGACCGGTTCGGTTTCGACTACGAATTCGTATCGTCGGCCGACCGCTACAACTCCGGCGCTTTCGACGAGGGTTTGCGCAAGGTCCTGCGCAATTATCAGGCGATCCTCGACATCATGCTGCCGACGCTGCGTGCCGAACGCGCCGCGACCTATTCGCCCGTGCTGCCGATCAGTCCCAAGAGCGGCACCGTGCTGCAGGTGCCGGTGGAGGTCGTCGATGCGCAAGGCGGCACGATCCGCTTCACCGACGAGGACGGCAGCACGGTCGAGCAATCGGCATTGGGCGGCCGGTCGAAGCTTCAGTGGAAGGTCGACTGGGCAATGCGCTGGGTCGAACTCGGCGTCGACTACGAAATGTACGGCAAGGACCTGACCGACAGCGGCGTGCAGTCTGGCAAGATCGCGCAGGTCCTCGGCGGCCGCAAGCCGGAAGGGCTGATCTACGAACTGTTCCTCGACGCGAACGGCGAAAAGATTTCCAAGTCCAAGGGCAATGGCCTGACCATCGAGGAATGGCTGACCTACGGCAGCGACGACAGCCTGGCGTTCTACATCTTTCCCAACCCCAAGAGCGCCAAGAGCCTGCACGCCGGCGTCATCCCGCGCGCGGTCGACGATTACTGGCAGTTCCGCGGCAACCTTGCGGACCAGGAACTCGACAAGCAACTCGGGAATCCGGTGTGGCACCTGCTCCGCACGACGGGGGACGGGACCGGCGCGGGGGACACGCTGCCGGTCACGTATGCGCTGCTGCTCAACCTCATCGGCGTGCTGGGTCCGCAGGCGAGCCGCGAGCAGGTTTGGTCCTATCTCGGCAACTACGTGGACGATGCCGACCCGGCGGCGCACCCGGAACTCGACGCGCTGGTGACCACCGCGCTCGCCTACAACCGCGACTTCGTGGCGCCGACCCTGTCGCGGCGCGCGCCCGACGAACACGAGGCGGAGGCCTTGCGCGAACTCGACCGCCAGCTCGCCGCGGCGGATCCCGGCATCTCCGCCGAAAATCTGCAGACGATGGTCTATGAGATCGGCAAGCGCGAGGAATTCGGCTTTGCGAGCCTGCGCGACTGGTTCCGCGCGCTGTACGAGACCCTGCTCGGCAGTGCGCAGGGACCGCGCATGGGCAGCTTCATCGCGCTCTACGGCGTTCCCGAAACCCGCGCCCTGATCGCGGAGGCGCTGTCCCGCCAAGACTAA
- a CDS encoding methyltransferase family protein: MSEPRPDAVNAARPPSDVSPWVGLAGLAGLFAWILACRHWPAIADALALPGPRVRLDGPFAALAAMVFSTLPMVAVTLLLDKAHLRPSTGIDWLRRRPAAETAPVSMVKIAGLWTTWVGIAGLYALGRWYWDGQYLFAMKVLGAFAIPLFVLAVPYVLWLDRRLVEPRDGAWHFGQMVLLRDGYDWEAVKKHWRGWIIKGFFGAFMISILPPGFAAVVNADYAAMLHDPAALGMALITLLFLVDVQIGTVGYIVTFRPLDTHIRSGNPLLAGWVAALLCYPPFVYGFMGSGILGYETGTPGQGDANWAFWMAGHPALMWVWAAALVALTAIYAWATFAFGLRFSNLTYRGVLTNGPYRFTRHPAYLSKNAFWWLSTLPFLVTSGLATDVVRNTVCLAAVNAIYFWRARTEEEHLWAEDPKYRAYHAWMSEHGLITAPLVRLKRKLGLRVRGFDSVAPEPAE; encoded by the coding sequence GTGAGCGAACCGCGCCCCGATGCAGTCAATGCCGCCCGCCCGCCGAGCGACGTCTCGCCGTGGGTGGGGCTGGCGGGCCTGGCGGGGCTTTTCGCCTGGATTCTCGCCTGCCGCCACTGGCCCGCGATCGCCGATGCGCTGGCGCTGCCGGGGCCCCGCGTGCGGCTCGACGGGCCCTTCGCCGCGCTGGCCGCGATGGTGTTCTCCACCCTGCCGATGGTCGCCGTGACCTTGCTCTTGGACAAGGCGCACCTGCGCCCGTCCACCGGCATCGACTGGCTTCGGCGACGGCCCGCGGCCGAGACCGCGCCCGTCTCCATGGTCAAGATCGCCGGGCTGTGGACCACGTGGGTCGGAATCGCCGGGCTCTATGCGCTCGGCCGGTGGTACTGGGACGGGCAGTACCTGTTCGCGATGAAGGTGCTGGGCGCGTTCGCCATCCCGCTGTTCGTGCTCGCGGTGCCTTACGTCCTCTGGCTCGACCGTCGGCTGGTCGAGCCACGCGACGGGGCGTGGCACTTCGGCCAGATGGTCCTGCTGCGCGACGGCTACGACTGGGAAGCGGTGAAGAAGCACTGGCGCGGCTGGATCATCAAGGGGTTCTTCGGCGCATTCATGATCTCGATCCTGCCGCCGGGCTTTGCCGCGGTGGTGAACGCCGATTACGCCGCGATGCTGCACGATCCGGCGGCGCTGGGCATGGCGCTCATCACGCTGCTGTTCCTCGTCGACGTGCAGATCGGCACGGTCGGCTACATCGTCACCTTCCGCCCGCTCGACACGCACATCCGCAGCGGCAACCCATTGCTGGCGGGATGGGTCGCGGCGCTCCTCTGCTATCCGCCGTTCGTCTACGGCTTCATGGGCAGCGGGATACTCGGCTACGAGACCGGCACCCCGGGGCAGGGCGATGCCAACTGGGCATTCTGGATGGCGGGCCATCCCGCATTGATGTGGGTGTGGGCCGCCGCGCTGGTGGCGCTGACCGCGATCTACGCGTGGGCGACGTTCGCCTTCGGCTTGCGGTTTTCCAACCTCACCTATCGTGGGGTGCTGACGAACGGGCCGTACCGGTTCACCCGGCATCCCGCCTATCTCAGCAAAAACGCCTTCTGGTGGCTGTCGACGCTGCCGTTCCTCGTCACCAGCGGGCTTGCGACCGACGTGGTGCGCAACACCGTCTGCCTCGCGGCGGTCAACGCGATCTATTTCTGGCGCGCGCGGACCGAGGAGGAGCACCTCTGGGCCGAGGACCCGAAGTACCGCGCCTATCATGCCTGGATGAGCGAGCACGGCCTGATCACCGCGCCTCTGGTGCGGTTGAAGCGCAAGCTGGGCCTGCGCGTGCGCGGTTTCGACAGCGTGGCGCCCGAACCCGCCGAGTAA
- a CDS encoding prolyl hydroxylase family protein — protein sequence MATTETIPDKDALRRLGETVRNRLTGHPRVYKVPTDKAEIFAVGDFLSAEECARFIRMTDTVARPSSLYDQDYSTGFRTSYSGDLDAHDPLVKSVSRRIDDLLGINPICGETIQAQRYYPGQQFQAHNDWFYTDQDYWKGERKRGGQRSWTAMAFLNTVEAGGETHFVEVGAKIEPKPGVLLIWNNALPDGSPNENTLHAGTPVEAGVKYVLTKWYRTRKWT from the coding sequence ATGGCGACCACCGAAACGATTCCCGACAAGGACGCGCTCCGCCGTCTCGGAGAGACCGTCCGCAACCGGCTGACCGGCCATCCGCGCGTCTACAAGGTGCCGACCGACAAGGCGGAAATCTTCGCCGTGGGCGACTTCCTGAGCGCGGAGGAATGCGCGCGGTTCATCCGCATGACCGATACCGTGGCCCGGCCGAGCTCGCTCTACGACCAGGATTATTCGACCGGGTTCCGCACGAGCTATTCGGGCGATCTCGACGCGCACGATCCGCTCGTCAAATCGGTCAGCCGCCGCATCGACGACCTGCTCGGCATCAATCCCATCTGCGGCGAGACGATCCAGGCGCAGCGGTACTATCCCGGACAGCAGTTTCAGGCGCACAACGACTGGTTCTACACCGACCAAGACTACTGGAAGGGCGAGCGCAAGCGTGGCGGCCAGCGCAGCTGGACCGCCATGGCGTTCCTCAACACCGTGGAGGCCGGCGGCGAGACACATTTCGTCGAGGTAGGCGCGAAGATCGAGCCCAAGCCGGGCGTCCTCCTGATCTGGAACAACGCCCTGCCCGACGGCAGCCCGAACGAGAACACGCTCCACGCCGGAACGCCGGTGGAGGCAGGTGTAAAGTACGTCCTGACGAAGTGGTACCGAACGCGCAAATGGACCTGA
- a CDS encoding 16S rRNA (uracil(1498)-N(3))-methyltransferase: MPASHQPKTPAWPPKSAPRLFVPPPLAAGQTVTIEGNQAHYLARVMRVAPGDTVILCDDATGEWAARVLETGKRDVVLEPAERLRPREAVPDLWLVPALLKKDRFDLVLEKATEIGVAAIRPVLTRRCVADKLNLDRARGLTVEAAEQCARTALPALDAPVPLSAMLRDWPAERTLFFADETGGEPAARAFADCPGPAAILTGPEGGFDDAEREAIRALPQARAISLGPRILRGETAGIAALSIWMATCGDWSANAAGEGQD; encoded by the coding sequence ATGCCCGCCTCCCACCAGCCGAAGACGCCGGCCTGGCCGCCGAAAAGTGCCCCGCGCCTGTTCGTGCCGCCCCCGCTCGCTGCCGGGCAGACGGTCACCATCGAAGGCAACCAGGCGCACTACCTGGCGCGCGTCATGCGGGTCGCGCCGGGCGATACGGTCATCCTGTGCGACGATGCGACCGGCGAATGGGCTGCGCGGGTCCTCGAGACCGGCAAGCGGGACGTCGTGCTGGAGCCGGCCGAACGGCTCCGCCCGCGCGAGGCCGTGCCGGACCTGTGGCTGGTCCCCGCGCTCCTCAAGAAGGACCGCTTCGATCTGGTGCTGGAGAAGGCGACCGAGATCGGCGTCGCAGCCATTCGCCCGGTGCTGACGCGTCGCTGCGTGGCGGACAAGCTCAACCTCGACCGCGCGCGCGGCCTCACCGTCGAGGCGGCGGAGCAATGTGCGCGGACCGCCCTGCCCGCGCTTGACGCGCCCGTACCGCTGTCCGCGATGCTGCGCGACTGGCCGGCGGAGCGCACGCTGTTCTTCGCCGACGAGACCGGCGGCGAACCGGCGGCGCGCGCATTTGCGGACTGTCCGGGACCGGCCGCGATACTTACCGGACCGGAGGGCGGCTTCGACGATGCCGAGCGCGAGGCGATCCGCGCCCTCCCGCAGGCGCGCGCGATCTCGCTCGGCCCCCGTATCCTGCGCGGCGAAACCGCGGGCATCGCGGCGCTGTCGATATGGATGGCGACCTGCGGCGACTGGAGCGCGAACGCGGCGGGGGAAGGCCAAGATTAA
- a CDS encoding SixA phosphatase family protein — protein sequence MRWDALLASPAERVKATLEAAGLGLAPRYDQRAYLADAATLLDVVREKAGDADAVLLSGHNPGLQDLLLELVPPANENDLFDEASVKFPTATFAVLELAIDDWADIDGECGKLVHFARPRDLDLELGPEH from the coding sequence GTGCGGTGGGACGCGCTGCTCGCCAGTCCCGCCGAACGCGTGAAGGCGACGCTGGAGGCCGCCGGGCTCGGCCTCGCGCCGCGCTACGACCAGCGCGCCTACCTCGCCGACGCGGCGACCCTGCTCGACGTCGTACGCGAGAAGGCGGGCGATGCAGATGCCGTGCTGCTGTCGGGCCACAATCCCGGGCTGCAGGACCTGCTCCTCGAACTCGTGCCGCCGGCGAACGAGAACGACCTGTTCGACGAGGCTTCGGTCAAGTTCCCCACCGCGACGTTCGCCGTGCTCGAACTCGCGATCGACGACTGGGCGGACATCGACGGGGAATGCGGCAAGCTCGTCCACTTCGCGCGGCCCCGCGATCTCGACCTGGAACTCGGCCCGGAACACTGA
- a CDS encoding glutamate--cysteine ligase, with protein sequence MSTREASAADDPIIESREALIAPMAAGEKPKQMWRIGTEHEKLVYKLPDHHAPSYEEAGGIRDLLMALTGFGWEPVEENGQVIAMRGEDGTVSLEPAGQLELSGAPVVNLHQTCAETGRHLTQVKAIGDTCGVGFLGLGMWPDKTRGELPIMPKGRYEIMLRHMPRVGSLGLDMMLRTCTIQTNLDYSSEADMVQKFRVSLALQPLATALFANSPFTEGRPNGYLSYRSHIWSDTDPHRTGMIPFVFEDGFGYERYADYMLDVPMYFVFRDGKYIDAAGHSFRDFLKGELAVLPGEKPTMSDWWDHLSTAFPEVRLKSFLEMRGADGGPWSRICALPALWVGLLYDQSALDAAWDLVKDWSMDERETLRNAVPKLALDAPVPGGRTLRDIAPEVLKIARAGLVARGQLNSSGDNETGFLETLDEIVASGKVPAQRLLDKYHGEWGGDVSRVYKYSF encoded by the coding sequence ATGAGCACCCGCGAAGCCTCGGCAGCCGACGATCCCATCATCGAGTCGCGCGAGGCGCTGATCGCCCCCATGGCGGCGGGCGAGAAGCCGAAACAGATGTGGCGCATCGGCACCGAGCACGAGAAGCTCGTCTACAAGCTGCCCGACCATCACGCGCCGTCGTACGAGGAAGCCGGCGGCATCCGCGACCTGCTGATGGCGCTGACCGGTTTCGGGTGGGAGCCGGTGGAGGAGAACGGACAGGTCATCGCCATGCGCGGCGAGGACGGGACCGTCAGTCTCGAACCGGCGGGCCAGCTCGAACTGTCGGGCGCGCCGGTGGTCAATCTCCATCAGACCTGCGCCGAAACGGGCCGGCATCTCACGCAGGTGAAGGCCATCGGCGATACCTGCGGCGTGGGCTTTCTCGGCCTCGGCATGTGGCCCGACAAGACGCGCGGCGAGCTGCCGATCATGCCCAAGGGCCGGTACGAGATCATGCTGCGCCACATGCCGCGCGTCGGCAGCCTGGGCCTCGACATGATGCTGCGGACCTGCACCATCCAGACCAACCTCGACTACTCGTCGGAAGCGGACATGGTGCAGAAGTTCCGCGTTTCGCTGGCGTTGCAGCCGCTCGCCACGGCGCTCTTCGCAAATTCGCCATTCACGGAAGGCAGGCCGAACGGGTACCTGAGCTACCGCAGCCACATCTGGTCCGACACCGACCCGCACCGCACCGGCATGATCCCCTTCGTGTTCGAGGACGGCTTCGGCTACGAACGCTACGCCGACTACATGCTCGACGTGCCGATGTACTTCGTCTTCCGCGACGGAAAATACATCGATGCCGCGGGCCACAGCTTCCGCGATTTCCTGAAGGGCGAGCTGGCCGTGCTGCCGGGCGAGAAACCCACGATGAGCGACTGGTGGGATCACCTGTCCACCGCCTTCCCCGAAGTGCGCCTCAAGTCCTTCCTCGAGATGCGCGGGGCCGACGGCGGGCCGTGGAGCCGCATTTGCGCCCTTCCCGCACTGTGGGTCGGGCTGCTCTACGATCAGAGCGCGCTCGATGCGGCGTGGGACCTCGTCAAGGACTGGTCGATGGACGAGCGCGAGACGCTGCGGAACGCGGTGCCGAAGCTGGCGCTCGACGCGCCGGTGCCGGGGGGCCGGACCCTGCGCGACATTGCGCCCGAGGTGCTGAAGATCGCCCGCGCCGGGCTTGTCGCGCGCGGGCAGCTGAATTCCAGCGGCGACAACGAGACGGGCTTTCTCGAAACGCTCGACGAGATCGTCGCCAGCGGCAAGGTGCCGGCGCAGCGCCTGCTCGACAAGTATCACGGCGAGTGGGGCGGCGACGTCTCGCGCGTCTACAAGTACAGTTTCTAA